The DNA window CCATCGAGGCTGATCCCTCGCCTCGCCCGCTCCCCTCACCGCCgcggcgacgccgccgccgcacgaATCGAACACGACGACGGAAGCAAAAACCCGAGCTGACACAGACACAGGAACAGGTGAAGAATTTGGTTTGCTTCAGGTTTACTGTATTTCTTTTTTGGGTTATTTGATTCATGTCACTGTAATTTTCGATGCTCGGAGAAACGCTATTACTATTCATCTATTTTGAAGCATACCATTACAACTCTTCGTTTCTCACAAAAAATACCACCGAATACGTATGGACACAGCCTGGTCCAGCTGTAGGCGTATACGAAGACCTATACTTCATCTCCCTGTCACTGACACGCgagacccacatgtcatcttcttcttcctctcctcatCTCTCTCCGGCGGCTGGCGCCATCTCTGTTTCCGTGGCCTACTCTGTTTCCATGTCGGGACGGCCTCACGAAAGCAGAGCAGGCAACAGTCGTGGCGGCTGGCGGCCACGCCATGGGAGTAGGCCATCCCAACGCGGCCACGGTGGGCGCTGTCGGCGACGGCGGCTGCGGGCTTGCGGGCCTGACCGACGAGCCGCTGTCGTGACCCCGCATGCCTCGCCAGCGGCATTCCCATCCCTCCTCGGTAGCTCCACGGCAGTCGCCAGACAAGCAGGAGAGAAGGCAAGGCGAGAAGAAGCCTGCGAGTGCGCGAGGCGACGCCGGTTGGGTTACTGCTCCATCCATGGCGCCCAAGAGATCGACGTCGCCGTCCGAAAGCAGCAGCGGCGATGTCTGCGCGGCGGCAGCGGCATCGGTGGAGCAGCTGAGGCTGCGCGGCGTGCGGAAGCGGCAGTGGGGCCGGTACGCGGCGGAGATCCAGGACCCGTGCGGAAGGCGCGCGTGTGGTTGGGCACCTTCGACACGCCCGAGCAGACGGCGCGGGCGTACAACGCCACCGCGCGTAGGCTCCGCGGGCCCGGCGACACCACCAACTACCCCCGCCGCCCCGGAGCCAATGGCACTGGCGGAGGCTCCAGCGGCGAGCGCGAGCAGAAGCGCCGTGGTGTACGAGTCATCGTCGTCATTGTCGTCCTCGTGCCCCTTGCTGCCGCCGCAGGAGTCGCTGGCGGCGGTGACGGTGGCGGTTGCAGCGCAGCCGGCCCCGTCGTTGGACCTCAGCCTTGCGCTGCCGGCTTTGGCGGCGGCCGCAAACACGTACCAGCTGTTCATGGACCCGACGGCGGCCATGATGCCGGCGCTGCTGCAGTTGCTGCCGCCGAAGAGCGAGGAGGAGCGAAGCTGCTCTGGTTTGTCGTCGTCGTCTGTGGTGTTCGACGCGGCTCCGCCCGTGGGTCTAGGGCTGGACCTCAACCTGGCGCTGCTACCGCCGGCCGAGATGGTCATGTGCTGCAGCTGCTCGgcgtgctgctactgctgcttgccgtggccgtggccgtggccgcgtcgggatggggagagagatgaggagaggaggaagtaaaggatgacatgtggggcccgcgtgGCAGTGATAgggagatgaagtatacgtcttcgtatacgcctGCAGCTGGGCTCAGGCTGTGTCCATACGTATTTAGTGATATTTTTATAGGAAACGAAGAATTATAATAGTATGCTTCAAAATAGACGAACAATAATGACGTTTCTCCAAACATcgagaattataatggcatggcAAATAACCCTTTCTTTTTCCTTCGGCTGTGTTGTGTAGCTGGCCCACGATTGCGCAAACGGGTATAGGCCTCGGCCCTTTTCACCATCCATTGCTCACAGCCCAGCCCCCCACctccaaaaataaaaaataaaaaataataataaaacacACACACTCGAGTCGGTGTCGGTCTCTACTTCCCGCACCCGCTTTCGAATCGGTCTCTACTTCCTGCTTTCGAATCGGTCTAGGACGCGCAGGGCAATATTGCCCCGCCCGCGCGGCCGGCCACGCCCACGCACGCGCGCTTGATCTCTGCAGACGACACACGCATTCAACCAAGAGTCCAAGAACAACAacgacgacgatggcggcggAACAAATGGAGCATGCGGCGCCACGGTGGCCGAACGTTAACGCGCCGCCAGGGTACCGCTTCAAGCCGACCCCGCGGGAGCTGATCCAGTGCTACCTCGAGCCCTGGGTGGCCACCGAGCCCGGCCACCAGTCGCCCGGCGAGTTCTACGGCATCATGGCGGCCGCGGACGTCTACGGCGAGGACCCGGGCACGCTGGCGTCGCGCTTCCAGCACATCGCCCACGACGACGGCAACTGGTACTTCCTCTCCGTCGCGCGCTGGAAGGACGGCAACGCCAGCAGCAAGCGGATGAACCGCGCCGTCGGGGCACTCGGCACGTGGCACGGGTCCGGCAAGCGGATCCCCGTCCGCGGCGCCGGGTACCGCCAGTCCTTCGAGTTCCGCCCCGCCGGCGGCGGCAAGACCGCGTGGCTCATGGAGGAGTTCGGCACCGTCCGGAACGACGCCACCGGCGAGGACGGCGTCAGGGTGCTCTGCAGGCTGCACCTCAGGCCcaaggcggcggtggcggcggcggacggCGACGACCGCCAGCAGCAGCTCGAGGCCAACGACGTGCCGGCCCCGTGCAACAAGAGGCAGCGGCAGCTCGCGGCGGCGCGCCAGGTGGAGCACCACTTCGACGCGGATTACTGGACGGCGGCGCCCGATGTCGGGTTCTCCTCCTCCTATGCCACCGCTGCTGCGCCGGCGCCTCCAGACGTCGGGTGCTCCTATGCCACCACGTCGTTCCATGCTGCTGGTGCTGCGGCGCCGGTGACCGAGCTAACAGCAGAAGCGTTGGCCCACTTGGCAACACCAACCCATGATGGAACAAGCAGGCGACGGGGGTTACCAATACCACTGCGCCGGCGTCCATGGCGGCGTGTACATCAGGGTCGACGACGAGCCACAGGCGATTGGAGATGGTTACAGAAGACGTGGAGTTTACAGCGCAAGATTTGAAGCTAGAAGACTCTGACTTTGTGTTTACCGTGGAACATTTGCTGCAGCTGGACGATGGATCGATCATGGACAGTAATAGTAACGCCTTCTCAGTTCTACAGCCCATGTGTGATGGTGTGCAAGAGAACAACGATCCGAAACTAGAGCCCAGTGACGGTGTGCAagagaacgacgacgacgatccgaAAGGCGATACTGACGCAAGTTGATAAATTGTTGGGGAATTGATATCCAGTGGTTTAGGGTTTTGTAGAGTTCGGTGACTAGCAGCTTAATGTCACTTCGATCATGAATTCATGATCCTACTGCTGATGCAATGTTTCTGGGTTTTTATTAGACAACGTTGCAATGTTTCTGTTACTATGTATTTCCACTTTAAAGTTTAATAAAGAGGCGTTCAGCTACGTAAATTCGAATTTTGCTAGTCAAGTTAATGTGCTTTTTCTTCCTACAAAGTAAGTGTACTTGGATTAGTCAAGAAAACTTCGTTTCCATGAGGGCCATGACCCAAGAAAACAGTGCTTGCATTGTGTTCATCACCATCTTTTTTACACAGCAGCAACAGCAAACAGGAAAAAAAAAACGTGTAATTGCAGGACAAAAGATATAACAGTCTGCTAAAACTGAGCCTAGACAGTGGTTTATTACTTGTTCCAAACATGACACAAAATCGAAGGTGGCAGTGGCCCGTTTGGGGTTCTCACGGACCCGCTGATGCTACCAAATGCAATTCCTTTTCCATCACTCTTCTTCAGCTATATGTCATCAGGACCGCTGGGAAGCGGCGCATAGCCATTTGGACCTGCAGGAACTTCATTTGATTTGGTAACTGGTATGCACTTCAAGATGGCACCAACAATCAAGCTGATCGATCCAAGGCCAACGCTTAGCAGCCAAAGCTGCCAGTTAAGTGGGACGGTACTTGCAAAAGTGCCGAGAAATTCTATGATCACCACTTGAAATACGACTGTCACAGCTATGATTGCAATAAAGATCCAGTTGGTGACCATACCACGGAAAACATTAATCTTCTCCATTTCCCTGCTGTTTATTTCGTTGAATACCTGAGACAACATAAATTCAAGCTCATCAGATCATATGTTATCACTGATCAGACATTACCATATGGAAACAATTCAAATGTAGGGTAAACAAATGCCTGAAGTGGACATTTTCAAATTCCTGTCTGCTTAATGAAAAACAAGGTTATAAATGTAAGCTAGGGTAAATCAAATAAAATGTTTGAAGTAGATGTAGGCACTGCTGCACTAGCAACGAAAGTAATTGATAACAGTTATAATGAGCTCACCTGGCAGAACACAAAGGAGTTGAATATGAGTGTATTGATAACAGATTTGGAATCTGCACCCTTGATATTCAGAAACTGTTCCCCAGCAAACATGAGAACTCCAAGTACAACCAACTGATATAAACTTTGCCCAATGATATTTCTCCACATGACTTTGGTAATGAAACTTTCCCCTCGCCCAACAGGCTGGCCTCTTCATCATGTCATCATTTGGAGGCTCTGTTGCTAGAGCTAAAGCTCCTAATGTATCCATAATCATATTGACCCACAACAGTTGCACCGCTGTGAGAGGAGCACTGCCTGTGATACGAGAGTCAAAATACTTATTATTTCAATAGGGGATATCAAGAATTCACTAATTGAACGACTGTGGCATACTGGTATTGGAGAAAGAATACTATAGATGATGCCCATACCTGTAATACATGCTGAAACAAAGTTGATGATCAAAGCAACAATATTGACAGTCAACTGAAACTGCACAAACTTTTGGATGTTTATGTAAACCGCACGACCCCACCTTGCAACATTTATTATAGTTGTAAAATTGTCATCAAGCACTATCACATCAGCACTCTCCTTGGCAACCTGAAAATATGTAAGTTTATACCATTATCTTTCAAGGGACATGATGAGTTGCTGAAGGAGAAGCCCTTGTAAGTGAGAAGTTCTAAACTCCTAATGCCACCAGCCCAATATCCAGTCAGCATGAGATTCAAACAGTAAGAATAGCAGAGATCAAGTATCTTTTGATATTGTTTTTTGTGAGACCATGAAGGCAAACTATTTGAATCATGGAACCTAAGATTAAGATATAAAAATAACTAGATAGGTTATTTTGATCAACTTTCCAACCATTGAATCACAATCTATGTATTCTTGTCATCCATGAACCAATGCAATATAACCTAGTACCTCTGTTCCTGCTATGCCCATAGCAAGGCCAATATCTGCTTCATGTAATGCTGGAGCATCATTCGTGCCATCACCTGTCACAGAAACCACCTCACGAAACATACCTCGCAAGTTTGTCACAAGGGTATGCTTGTCCAATGGTAAAGAACGAGCCATGACCTGCCAATGTTGAAAGACAATTAAAATTGAGAAAAATGAAATCTTAATAGATATTAGCGTAACCATAGGTTGAGGAAAGTGAAATGAACCCGAATCTTAGGTATTATCTCCCTCATCTCTTCTGGGCTCTTACTGCGGAATTCTGATCCATCTATTGATACGTCACCATCAGATAGTATTCCACACTCTTTGGCTATAGCTTTAGCTGTATTGATATTATCACCAGTCACCATTCTCACAATGATGCCAGCAGACATACAGGCCTTCACAGCATCCTTGACTCCTGGGCGCAAAGGATCCTTGATGCCAAAAATGGATATTAGAGTAAAACCACTTGTTGGGCTATCTGCATCATCATCGAAATCATCCACTTCCTTATACGCCAAGCACAGTGTCCTTAAAGCATCCGAAGCAAAGGAGTTGATAGTATCCAAGATGTTCTTTCTCTGAGCTTCTGACAAGGGAACACTGTTTCCATCGCCATCTATCATCATGTCACACATCTGCACAATAATCTCTGATGCACCTTTGGTGAACCAACGGTACATGCCATTGTTTAATGAGACCAACACTGCCATCTTCTTCTTAACCGGAATTGAAAGGCTCAACCTTAACCTTGGTGCAGGTCCTATCCTCAGCATCAAGACCTTCCCATttcaagccaaattcaaatattgCCCTTTCTGTTGGAGTTCCTAAAACAGTTTGCTTACCATCCTTCTCATTGACTACCTCTGCACTGGTGTTCTCAAAAATGCCCTGCAAAAGTAGGCTCAATGTAGCTGGAGAAATGGCAGAAGTCAGATCTTCCAAACTATTGTTACTGGTAACTGACTTTGAGACCTCAGATATCCATATCTTGTCAACCACCATATGGTTAGTAGTCAAAGTTCCCTGTTTTATCTGTGCAGATGGTACCAGCAGATCCCATTGTTTCGCATGCTGAAAGATGCCTTACAAGTGCTTTATCAATTCATTAGCTTTTTCATTGCAAATGCAAGACTCAAAGTAACAGCTAGAGGCAGACCCTTCAGGAACAGCAACGACAATAATAGTGACTGCCGTTGCAAAGTAGTTTACTATAGTCAGTGCATCAGTAGAATACCATTTGGACAAACCAACTGTTAAACCTTTTTCAATAAGGAATCTAACCATGAGGACCACAAATGTTAATGTGGCAAACATCAGGCCTATCTTGCCAATGATGGTTGCGACTCCGTTTAGCTTAACCTGCAGCGGTGTCTCGTCCTCTCCTCCTTCACTCAACGTGCTCATCAATCTTCCCCATTCAGTGCGCATACCGACAGCGGTTACTATCATCTTAGCTGATCCATCCTGAACTTTAGTTCCTGCCAAGATGAACGGCTTATCTTGAGAAATATAAACT is part of the Miscanthus floridulus cultivar M001 chromosome 9, ASM1932011v1, whole genome shotgun sequence genome and encodes:
- the LOC136479084 gene encoding NAC domain-containing protein 58-like produces the protein MAAEQMEHAAPRWPNVNAPPGYRFKPTPRELIQCYLEPWVATEPGHQSPGEFYGIMAAADVYGEDPGTLASRFQHIAHDDGNWYFLSVARWKDGNASSKRMNRAVGALGTWHGSGKRIPVRGAGYRQSFEFRPAGGGKTAWLMEEFGTVRNDATGEDGVRVLCRLHLRPKAAVAAADGDDRQQQLEANDVPAPCNKRQRQLAAARQVEHHFDADYWTAAPDVGFSSSYATAAAPAPPDVGCSYATTSFHAAGAAAPLDDGSIMDSNSNAFSVLQPMCDGVQENNDPKLEPSDGVQENDDDDPKGDTDAS